A single Flavobacterium sp. 1 DNA region contains:
- the fabF gene encoding beta-ketoacyl-ACP synthase II has product MKRVVITGLGTINPLGNDVASFWKNSLEGKSSTGIITRFDASKFRTQIAAEIKDFEPQKYLDRNEIKRSDLFTQYALYSASQALEDSGLDISKIDPFDIGVIWGVGQGGMETFESEVENYVTGNYVPRFSPFFVPRLIVNMASGMISMKFGLQGINYTTVSACATSNTAIMDAFNYIRLGKAKIFVSGGSEAPITAASVGGFCAMKAMSARNNDPLTASRPFDKDRDGFVMGEGAGALILEEYEHAKKRGAKIYAELAGASMTADAYHMTSPHPEGLGAAKAMQLALEEAKLDISQLDYLNLHATSTPVGDIAELKAVNKTFKGSKNLWVSSSKSMTGHLLGAAGAIEAILAIKSINENTIPPTINIENIDPEIPENIQIVRNEPLQKNIQTAMSNAFGFGGHNSTLIFQEV; this is encoded by the coding sequence ATGAAACGAGTTGTAATTACAGGATTAGGAACCATAAATCCGTTGGGAAATGATGTGGCATCTTTTTGGAAAAACAGTCTTGAAGGGAAAAGCAGTACGGGGATTATCACCCGTTTTGATGCTTCAAAATTCCGTACACAAATTGCTGCTGAAATAAAGGATTTTGAACCCCAAAAATATCTGGATCGAAACGAAATAAAACGCAGCGATTTGTTTACGCAATATGCGTTGTACAGTGCATCACAGGCATTGGAAGATTCTGGACTGGATATTTCTAAAATCGATCCTTTCGATATTGGTGTAATTTGGGGAGTCGGGCAAGGCGGAATGGAAACTTTTGAATCTGAAGTTGAAAATTATGTAACGGGCAATTATGTTCCAAGGTTTAGTCCGTTTTTTGTACCCCGATTAATTGTGAATATGGCTTCTGGAATGATTTCTATGAAATTTGGTCTGCAGGGGATTAATTACACCACGGTTTCTGCCTGTGCGACTTCTAATACTGCCATTATGGATGCCTTTAATTACATCCGTCTTGGCAAGGCCAAAATATTTGTAAGCGGTGGCTCAGAAGCGCCTATTACTGCGGCTTCGGTTGGTGGTTTTTGTGCCATGAAAGCAATGTCTGCCAGAAATAACGATCCGCTCACAGCCAGTCGTCCTTTTGATAAAGACCGTGATGGTTTTGTGATGGGGGAAGGAGCAGGAGCATTGATTTTGGAAGAGTATGAACACGCCAAAAAACGCGGAGCCAAAATTTATGCCGAATTAGCCGGCGCTTCAATGACTGCAGATGCGTATCACATGACATCACCTCATCCTGAAGGTTTAGGCGCTGCCAAAGCAATGCAGCTGGCTCTGGAAGAAGCAAAACTGGATATATCGCAATTGGATTATTTGAATTTACATGCGACTTCGACGCCTGTTGGAGATATTGCCGAATTGAAAGCCGTAAACAAAACGTTTAAAGGTTCGAAAAATTTGTGGGTAAGCTCCAGCAAATCGATGACAGGACATTTATTGGGAGCAGCAGGAGCAATTGAAGCTATTCTGGCTATAAAATCAATCAATGAAAATACAATTCCGCCCACCATCAACATAGAAAATATTGATCCCGAAATTCCTGAAAATATTCAAATCGTAAGGAATGAACCTTTGCAAAAAAATATACAAACAGCAATGAGCAATGCTTTTGGCTTTGGCGGACATAATTCTACTTTGATTTTTCAGGAAGTATAG
- a CDS encoding TetR/AcrR family transcriptional regulator: MSKAEQTRQLIIEKTASLFNKNGYAGTSLSDITAATGLTKGSIYGNFKNKEEVVVAVFKHSSGELSKKMGEAIATENKAYNQLIAFTDFYRNNWSPIFEKGGCPLLNSAIEADDAMPFMKTTVQHSFVNWAERVAKIIELGIEKKEFNKEINPKDYANTFIMLIEGGILLSKLANKPDNLYLALNRVVKIINEEIVE; the protein is encoded by the coding sequence ATGTCAAAAGCAGAACAAACACGTCAACTGATTATAGAAAAAACAGCCTCCCTTTTTAATAAAAATGGATATGCTGGAACATCTTTGTCTGATATTACAGCTGCAACCGGACTTACAAAAGGAAGTATATATGGGAATTTTAAAAACAAAGAAGAGGTTGTTGTTGCAGTATTCAAGCACAGTTCAGGAGAATTATCAAAGAAAATGGGGGAGGCTATTGCAACGGAGAATAAGGCTTACAATCAACTTATTGCATTTACTGATTTTTATCGAAATAATTGGTCTCCAATTTTTGAAAAAGGGGGATGCCCATTACTAAATTCAGCGATAGAAGCGGATGATGCAATGCCTTTTATGAAAACCACAGTACAGCATTCGTTTGTGAATTGGGCTGAGAGAGTGGCAAAAATTATTGAATTAGGCATTGAAAAAAAAGAGTTTAACAAAGAAATTAATCCAAAGGATTATGCTAATACATTTATAATGCTAATTGAAGGCGGTATTTTGCTTTCCAAATTGGCAAATAAACCGGATAATTTATACCTAGCTTTAAACAGAGTCGTTAAAATTATTAATGAAGAAATAGTAGAATAA
- a CDS encoding DUF2798 domain-containing protein, protein MKEKIAFALIMGIVTTGIISFTLITINLGWAHLHLAVWLKSWLVAYLIVIPAILIISPFVEKMVSFIIPKKIMK, encoded by the coding sequence ATGAAAGAGAAAATCGCATTTGCATTGATAATGGGAATCGTCACAACGGGAATTATTTCCTTTACATTGATAACGATAAACCTTGGTTGGGCACATTTACATTTAGCCGTTTGGCTAAAATCTTGGCTAGTAGCATATTTAATAGTGATTCCTGCCATCTTAATTATTTCGCCATTTGTTGAAAAAATGGTAAGTTTTATAATTCCAAAAAAAATAATGAAATGA